A genome region from Leishmania mexicana MHOM/GT/2001/U1103 complete genome, chromosome 28 includes the following:
- a CDS encoding putative RNA polymerase B subunit RPB8, giving the protein MSTNPVILEDTFTVNGVNTEGTVYLRVSRIRCVNQDGSLTITTDINSEEFPVATNDRLTIVLANSLELGGKTGSKYYDHSVYHRETRLNDCDYAMHGRVYGHEVVENGLEVNVHISCGGLLVNIVGKPQGLRDVHYNSDVYILIKRVKN; this is encoded by the coding sequence ATGAGTACCAACCCTGTCATTCTCGAGGACACCTTCACGGTGAACGGTGTCAACACCGAAGGCACGGTGTACCTTCGAGTATCGCGTATTCGCTGTGTGAATCAGGACGGCTCCCTCACCATAACGACGGACATCAACTCCGAGGAGTTCCCTGTTGCCACGAACGACCGCCTGACGATCGTGCTGGCCAACTCGCTTGAGCTAGGGGGCAAGACGGGCAGCAAATACTACGACCACAGCGTTTACCACCGCGAGACGCGACTGAACGACTGTGACTACGCCATGCACGGCCGCGTCTACGGACACGAAGTAGTAGAGAACGGGCTAGAGGTAAATGTGCACATTAGCTGCGGTGGCTTGCTTGTGAACATTGTTGGCAAGCCGCAGGGGCTGCGAGATGTGCACTACAACAGCGACGTGTACATTCTGATCAAGCGCGTCAAGAACTGA
- a CDS encoding putative RNA binding protein rbp16 yields MFRVSSVSRIAPSLALLNTGKVVSWMSGRGFGFIEDNADKRQHFVHFSALQTETGGYRALAVDQEVEFEVASQDGRTRAENVTAPGGGKLPSGPRPPEGSPGGRGGFGGGRGRGRGGRNSNRQDRGGDRDGSRQNNNFSDEF; encoded by the coding sequence ATGTTCCGTGTTTCCTCTGTTTCCCGCATTGCGCCATCCCTGGCGTTGCTGAACACCGGTAAGGTCGTCTCTTGGATGAGCGGCCGTGGCTTTGGCTTCATCGAGGACAATGCGGACAAGAGGCAGCACTTTGTCCACTTCTCTGCACTGCAGACGGAGACGGGAGGCTACCGCGCGCTCGCGGTTGATCAGGAGGTCGAGTTCGAGGTGGCGTCGCAGGATGGACGTACTCGCGCTGAGAACGTGACAGCCCCCGGTGGCGGCAAGCTCCCCTCTGGTCCCCGCCCGCCGGAGGGTTCCCCAGGCGGTCGTGGTGGCTtcggcggtggccgtggTCGTGGCCGGGGTGGTCGCAACAGCAACCGCCAGGACCGCGGGGGGGATCGCGATGGCAGCCGTCAAAACAACAACTTCAGCGATGAGTTCTAG